One Eleginops maclovinus isolate JMC-PN-2008 ecotype Puerto Natales chromosome 22, JC_Emac_rtc_rv5, whole genome shotgun sequence DNA segment encodes these proteins:
- the tial1 gene encoding nucleolysin TIAR, protein MDDDSYPKTLYVGNLSKDVTEILILQLFTQIGPCKSCKMITEHTSNDPYCFVEFYEHRDAAAALAAMNGRKILGKEVKVNWATTPSSQKKDTSNHFHVFVGDLSPEITTDDVKAAFIPFGKISDARVVKDMTTGKSKGYGFVSFYNKLDAENAIHNMGGQWLGGRQIRTNWATRKPPAPKSIQDNGSKQLRFDDVVTQSSPQNCTVYCGGIQLGLSEHLMRQTFSLFGQIMEIRVFPEKGYSFIRFSSHDSAAHAIVSVNGTAIEGHIVKCFWGKESPDMAKTPQQVEYGQWGQWNQVYANPQQQPQQPQQQQQQQQQQQQQQQQQQQQQQQQQQQQYGQYVTNGWQVPSYSMYGQTWNQQGFGVEQSQSPAWVEGFGSQSAQAAAAPGQVMSNLANFSMAGYQTQ, encoded by the exons ATGGACGACGACAGCTACCCCAAAACCCT GTATGTGGGAAATCTCTCCAAGGATGTAACAGAAATTTTGATTCTGCAGCTTTTTACCCAGATCGGGCCTTGCAAAAGCTGTAAAATGATCACAGAG CATACAAGCAATGACCCCTATTGCTTTGTGGAGTTCTATGAACACAGAGATGCTGCTGCAGCCCTTGCAGCCATGAACGGGAGGAAGATATTAGGAAAG GAGGTCAAAGTAAACTGGGCCACTACTCCAAGTAGCCAAAAGAAAGACACATCCA ATCACTTCCATGTTTTTGTGGGTGATTTGAGCCCTGAGATCACCACCGATGATGTCAAGGCTGCCTTTATACCTTTTGGGAAAATCTC GGATGCCCGTGTTGTGAAGGACATGACGACAGGCAAATCAAAGGGGTATGGATTTGTGTCCTTCTACAACAAACTG GATGCAGAGAATGCCATCCATAACATGGGGGGGCAGTGGCTCGGAGGACGCCAAATCAGGACCAACTGGGCAACGCGTAAACCACCAGCTCCGAAGAGCATCCAGGACA atGGGTCCAAGCAGCTGAGGTTCGATGACGTAGTGACTCAATCCAGTCCACAGAACTGCACCGTGTACTGTGGAGGGATCCAGTTGGGACTATCAG AACACCTGATGCGTCAGACCTTCTCCCTGTTTGGTCAAATAATGGAGATCAGAGTGTTCCCAGAGAAGGGATACTCCTTCATCAG GTTTTCCTCCCATGACAGTGCGGCCCATGCCATTGTTTCAGTGAACGGCACAGCCATTGAAGGACACATAGTGAAGTGCTTCTGGGGAAAGGAATCTCCTGATATGGCAAAAACTCCACAGCAG GTTGAGTATGGTCAGTGGGGGCAGTGGAACCAAGTCTATGCAAATCCACAGCAGCAACCACAGCaaccgcagcagcagcagcaacaacaacaacaacaacaacaacaacaacagcagcagcagcagcagcagcagcagcaacagcagcagcagtatggGCAGTACGTGACCAATGGGTGGCAAGTTCCCTCCTACAGTATGTACGGCCAGACGTGGAACCAGCAAGGATTTGGAGTGGA GCAGTCCCAGTCCCCCGCCTGGGTAGAAGGCTTTGGATCTCAGTCAGCCCAGGCCGCGGCCGCCCCCGGACAAGTCATGTCCAACCTGGCCAACTTCAGCATGGCTGGCTACCAAACGCAGTGA